A window of Rhododendron vialii isolate Sample 1 chromosome 11a, ASM3025357v1 genomic DNA:
AATTCTTGTGTTTATCTGGGTAAGTGGGATATCGATATGCTGCCTAATTATTTGGTTTACCAACCAAACGAATAGAAAATTGACCTGACACCCCCTTAACATGTATAGTTTTCAAATTGAAATTGATGTCCCCCTGAAATAACCAATTCATACAATCCTCACcacaaccctctctctctctctctctctctctctctctctctctctctctctctctctctctctctctctctctctctctctctctctctccatgtcaTGTCAATGttaaccatctctctctctctctctctctctctctctctctccatgtcaTGTCAATGTTGACAACATGTCGTCGGGTTGCATGTTTTGTTACTATCTTCACCAaagtagaaagaaaaagaactacTACATCCCCATATATATACAAtacaaaatcaagaaaagagAGAACGTTACTAGTCATACAAATagacacacactctctctctctctccctcaaattAGTTAACATGGCTTCCCCTGCAGCCTTCAATGTCTGTCGCAAAATTTCCCCAACTGATGAATCAGCTCCCACCGCACTATTTCCGACGCCAATCCGGCCATCCCCTCGCCGGACTCGCTCTCTCTTCTCTTATTCACCTCTACGATCATCGCCTTTGGGCGACGATACTCCTTTATTTGCACCTAGCACCCCTCTCTGTTTCGCGGGAATTCCCTTTTCTTGGGAAAGTCTCCCGGGAATTCCCAAGAAACAGGTTCCCAAGAAGAAGGATTATTTCCCATCATTACCATTGCCGCCTGCTCGCACTCCGAAAAATTCCCCCAAGAAATCCAATTTACTACAAAGAAACTCCGAGAGGAGCTCCGAGAAGGATCCATTTTTCAAGGCAATGGTTGAGTGTTCCAAGGATGTTCGTGACGCAGATTTGTACCCACTTGGCAATATTCTCAAGGGATCAAGGGTACCTCGGACATTAAGCGGCCGATTCGGATTTATAAGCGAAAAAGCTTCCTGCAAGAGGAGCTGTGCAGTCTCAGAGTCCATCATTTTCATTCCCCGGCCGGGATGTTAACAACGCGGGCGATCTCGCAAACTCCGGCTGACCAAGTCCTATAGATAAGTGTACGTTCATCTGGACAAATTACGTAGTGCCTATGGGGCACCACACGTCGTGGCGGTGTGTATAAACTCCAGGCTCTTTCTCTACCACACATTGATCCTAGACTTAAGGTTGAGTATGTGAACCTCACACTAATGTGTAGTGAAAAAGGGACTTGTGACACCACGTGGTGGTGGTCCAGGGTTAGACACTAAATAATCTCTCGTTTTAGATGTTTCAAGTTGTAGCTTTCCATATTCGAGCCATGCTCCTTGCTTTAGTTGCACTCTCTTGTTGGCTAGTTCTAGGTGCACATATCCCATGCATGTTTAAACTTTAGAGCACTTCTAGGTGCACAAATCCCGTGTACACATCTCGGATGTTTTGGTCATTTTTATGTACTGTAGGACCGAAAAATTATATTATGCCGCAAGGGcatagccacgtggtgcccccagggctttctgcaccacacatttcaGTGACCCACACTGAAATATGTGGTGCAGAAAGTCCcggggcaccacgtggctatgCCCCGGGGacatggaataatctctctGCAGGACCCCACATGTTATGATGATTTGTATTTGAATCTGTGCTCATTGTTtagtttttaagttttttgtgTTAAAGTGTTACTATGATCATGGCAGAGAGGTAAGATTGTTATTCACAAGTAGGGGTTAGACTACGTGTATATCTTAATTTTCAAATAGGACTTGGGGTAGCTGCAGTGCTCAACAGCTCTATTGTTCTCGTAATCGAGCGCAACAATATAAGTCAAACCATTCATTTTATAGAACTTTTCGAGCAAAATTATGCTTCAGAAAGTCAAGTTGACCAGAGTATACCTGTAGCCACGCGATATGTCTTTTCAACTTGATTTATTACAAGATTGATCTAATCGATGTGTTATGCAATGAACGTACAGACTGTTTTTTAGCACAGTAGTCCAAGGCATAACACCTACAGGTGTCCCTGCGCTGAGGAAAGCCCTTTCGCACTAGGTGAGCCTTGGCGCAACAGTGAGGTTGCTACATTTTCATTTGAACAGTCATGGGTTCACGAATCGAAAACAGCCAATTTCCACGGTGGCAAGGCTGTGTAAATCCCAACCCCAATGGGTTGGCCAAGCGGTcggacttaggggtttgctcatTCCTAAAGTCTCAAGAGTTCGAAATCTTTCAAATGTTATAAACTCTTTTGAGGCCAGTTTATACACAGTTTTACTCTGGTTTTCATTGAGACCCCCACAAGTGGTCGGTAAGATTGATCCCCCAAAAATAATTGAAGTGCGTGAACTGGCCAAGACCCCTAAGTTCTTagatcttataaaaaaaaaagagagagaaggcttCATACACTACTATTAGTGTTTGATTGTTTAAGTATATGCATATTAAGTTGTCGGACAGAACTGTAGTGTAcctttagagcatcttcaattcATCTCTAAAATTCTAAATGGAGAATGAATGTGATATACTGATGAgagattttgtaaaaaatttccctcttttctttttactttttgtactttttgaaagaattttggAGGAACTTATCGTTCTCTTTAGAGTGAGGAGAGATGCTCTTACAAACACAATCTACTAAAAGTAGATCATCCTTCGAGTATTGCATGTGGTGTTTTATGGCATTATTATGGGTGTAGTGTACAAAACCATATGTGAGAGACAAGGTTTGGGCCCCAATGGAAAAAAACAAGCATAATATTAATTTCAGGCCATTTTTTGGGTTTCTGTTAGGGCTATGTTTGGTAACAAAAGATAATGACTTGCCATTATAATTGATAACGCCGAGAAGCTTTCGAACATAGGACTTAATACAGCACAAACCTCTAAGTGCCGAGCCTAGCTAGACCACTGGGCCAAACCTTTGGGATTTTGGTTATTTGCATCtacataagaaaaaaatatccCAAAGCATGACACTTTCTTTTCAAGTAGAGTGttctccttttattttttattttttatctcctCTTTTCTTTGCAAGTCGGTCAAAAAGCCATAAGAATTGTATTGGTTGATGAAATATACGCTTTATTGGCTATAAGAGTTGTTGATGGATTAATACAttctttttgcttagaaaaaaaagagttgttgAACGGAAAGGAAACTGAAAAGGGaacaaatgaaagaaatgaAATACCTAAAATCTAGTCTTTTCAATTACCGTTTTTAAAGTCAATTTTCGTTGACCCCTCCCCTTAGTGCTACCATCTCCAGAACTATGTTGGGCATAACTTTtccaataaaaagaaagaatctgGTCAACATCAAGGTTGTGAAAACTATATGACATTGCAAATGGTGAATTTCACTGTGAGATCCACACGTTGTACGAAATGTGTATTCGTAATTGTGTTTGGAATGTGTGGACGTAAAAAAATGTTATGTAAAAAATATAGCAGTTAAAAgtgaaaacaaaaattgctctTTCTGTTGTGTCATGGATTTGTGTTTTACAAAGTTTAGACGTTGAGTGTGCAAGCAATGGAGTGGTAGTCTAGTGCTAGACATCATTTACTTCGATGCATTTTACTGAAGTTCAGACCTCATTAACTATCCTAACTTTCATcgagcaaaaaagaagaagttgagtATGCAAACATTTGTAATGAGAGACTACAAAATGGAGTACCAACTATATTGCGATTGGGACCGAACAACAAATAATTTGACTGGGAGAGTGGGAGGACCAGCTTTGTTAAAGTGTCAATCAACAATGAATGTATACCCTTGCACCAAGGACTCTGCTTATTTAGTTTCCTCTGGTACTTTCTTTGAGTGGATGACCTTTCTCAATTCAATCATTAATGAACTGTTTCTccaaaaaagtgtaaaaatcaaaTGGCTAGAGTCACGGGCGGGTTAGGACTGGATTGCTATTCAAATTTGTATCAAGACTTTAAAGCCTCAATCTGACTTCTAATAGAacgaaagtgcacggcctaagggtaAAACTATGAggtggttcgtggtttgccttaaCGAAAAGGACTTAAAAATTTCCTTACCGTTgttagaaaatggaagaaaaagtagaacaaGGCTTAAAACAGAATTAAAGGGACTTCATTAAGGGTTTAACAAAGTCTGGATACAGGAAAACAAAGCATCAACTAGGCATGGCTAGTGTGATGAAAGATAAAGACATTTGCTGGAAAtgtaaagataattgaaatgtaatttggataagccgtgggcttgttggtcgtggacctttgccaaggccttcaactctggtatttataggcagaagttccaggccttaagctgcttgagttgcttccacaggccttcataCATGGCTGCTAAGTGTCTTCCCGGTAAAGGCTTACGCTTGAGCTGCTTCTACTTCCTCCAATGATTGATTGCCACCTGTCCAAGCCTTGCTCCTCACTCCAATAAATCAGCTGAGGCCTGAAAGGCCTGAGAAAACTCTCATTTCCTGTACAAAAACTTGTAAAAGGGCAAAAGGAATTTTGGCTTTGCAGAATCTCCAGGCCCTATTCCTTGCTTCATACTCCAAGATTTTAGCAGCATGACTTGCTTTAGGCCTGAAATAAGCAATCAGCTTATTTCAGGCCTGAATTACCTTTTTTTCATGGGTATTGGCTCAAAGGAGAAACATGAGATTTTTTAAGGCTAAAGGTCGAAATTCTCTTGTAAAGAACAAGACTTTTCAGCTACTTTTTGACCTTGATTGGCCCTAAGGTGATTCCTTCTGCAAGAAGACTCAAGACAAAGAAAATCCTTGAAACTTGAACCCTCTTTCCCTGCAACAAAAGACCAAGCAGGCCTGGTTAATTAAGCTGTTTGTGGGCTGTTAGAGAaaccttctaggcctttgagcagcttgggatgtctccatgcatggctgccatgtgtCCCAAGCCTTCCTTCATACTGAAGGATGGTAGAGACttaggccttgagctgcttgcaAGCAACTTACCTAGACCTACTaagcaagaacattctaggcctttgaattgcttgtgagcagcttaaggccttttcCTGCCAAATGAAGGCCATATGTGACTTTTTAAGAAGCAGGCCCATCCGTCACTTGGGCCTGAGCTTGAGGTGAATCATAGGCCTCCATCCTTTGTAAGCCTTGTGAGCCCAAACCTAGAGAAAAACCTAGGCTTTAACTTATTTGAACCTACTAAAAGGTCTTATTGTTTCTAAGAACTGGCCTAGGCTTGAATAAAATGCTCAAACCTAGTGGGTCGACCCAAGACTTTGGTCAGTCCTGGGCCCGAATTTGTGAAAGTAATATTTTGGGCATTAGTTTGTCCTAAGTCTTTGCAAACTCAATTGGCCCTTTTGCATTCAAACTGGCGCAATTCTGCAGGTAACCGATTTATAAGGCTTCTCAAGGCCTGAAACTACCTCCAAGGCCATTCTTCTGTTCTTTTCctaattttggccaaaaatgggtgtaaacatgAGCTCAACAAACAATTGGAACAAATGAGTTTGTTTcatctggatttttttttttagtgggtGCATGGCCTTATTTATTTAGTAGTTTATTTCCTCAATCCCAAGTATTATCACAATGGTCAATGTCTGGAACTTACGTGTGTTCTTTCTCCTATATTCGAAACCTCCCATGTTGCTACCAAATCTTATTGAACCAGTTCATTCATTAATTGCGTCAAGCTAGTAGACGGTGAGATTGGTCCCGTAAGAATTACTCGAGGTGAGTGCCAACCAACCCGACACCACGACTCTAGGGTTGTGCAAATCGTGTTGTGTCAAGTCGGGTTTCATGTTGTATAGCCCTCGACACTAATCTAACCTGTTTAGCTAAATGTATCGAGAGTGCTGACCCTGATGGCCTACTATATAAACCATGTTTACCCGAACAAGACACGATGAAAACcattaaacaaaaaaactctaTTTACTTTCAATAACGTATCCTGTTTAGCTAAACGTGACGAGGGTGCTGACCCTGACGGACTACTATAAATCATG
This region includes:
- the LOC131306988 gene encoding uncharacterized protein LOC131306988, which encodes MASPAAFNVCRKISPTDESAPTALFPTPIRPSPRRTRSLFSYSPLRSSPLGDDTPLFAPSTPLCFAGIPFSWESLPGIPKKQVPKKKDYFPSLPLPPARTPKNSPKKSNLLQRNSERSSEKDPFFKAMVECSKDVRDADLYPLGNILKGSRVPRTLSGRFGFISEKASCKRSCAVSESIIFIPRPGC